CGTCGCCGCCGGCCTGCTTGCTGACCGTGACCTTGATGTCGGGGTGCGCCTCGTTCCACACCGCCGCGATCTTGTCCATGTTGGGCGCCCAGGTCCAGAAGGTCAGCTCGACCGGTCCGGTCTCCTGCGGGGTCTGCTCCTCCGCGCCGCTCGAACAGCCCGCCACGAGGGCGCCGGCGAGCAGCACGGACAGCGCCGCGCTGAGCCGCTTGGTACGCATAGGTCCTCCGTCAAAAGGCGAAATCTCTGTGAACGTTCACAGTGCGCCACAGTCTGCGCTGCCGTATCGAGCCCGTCAAGGCCCCGTGTCCGAGGCGTTACACGAGGGTTGCGGCCCTCATGATCGTCCGACTTGCCTGGCAATAGGACGAATCTTGAGCCCGCGACCGCCCATGTGCCGGGCAAGTCGGACGATCAAGCGGCCCGCCCCGGGGGACCCTTCCCGGCCGGACCCGGCTCGGCTACTGTGCACGTTCACAGACGTACCGTGCTTTCAGGGGGATCCTGTGCCTGAGTCCGATCATGTCGTGCCACGCCTGCGGGGGCTGGCCTACGGCGGCGACTACAACCCGGAGCAGTGGCCCCGCGAGGTGCAGGAGGAGGACGTCGCGCTGATGCGCGAGGCCGGGGTCAACCTGGTCAGCCTGGGCGTGTTCGCCTGGGCGCTGCTGGAGCCGGCGCCGGGCCGCTACGAGTTCGGCTGGCTCGACGAGATCGTGGACCGGTTGCACGCGAACGGGGTCAGCGTCGACCTCGCCACGCCCAGCGCCGCCCCGCCGCCGTGGTTCGCCAAGGCGTACCCGCACACCCTGCCGGTCAACCGCGAAGGGGTGCGTTACGGAGTCGGCGGGCGCGAGACCGCCTGTCCCAGCTCGCCGGAGTACCGGGCGGCCACCGCCGCGCTGGCGCGGAGGCTGGCCGAGCACTACCGGGACCACCCGGCGGTGGTGATGTGGCACGTGCACAACGAGTACGGCGCGCCGCTGGGCGAGTGCTACTGCGACACCAGCCTGCACGCGTTCCGCGACTGGCTGCGCCAGACGTACGGCGAGCTCGACGCGCTGAACGCGGCGTGGGGCACGAACTTCTGGGGTCAGCGCTACGGCGGCTGGGACGAGATCGACCTGCCGCGCGCCAACCACACCGTGGTCAACCCGGCGCAGCGGCTGGACTTCGCCCGGTTCAGCTCGGCGGAGAACCTGGCCTGCTTCACCGTGCAGCGCGACGTCCTGCACGAGGTCACGCCGGGCCTGCCGGTGACCACCAACTTCATGACCACCAACTGCAAGTCGATGGACCTGTGGCGGTGGGCGCCCGAGGTGGACGTCGTGTCCAACGACCACTACCTCAACGCCGAGCAGCCCGACAATCACATCGACCTGGCCCTGTCGGCGGACCTGACCCGCTCGCTGGGCAACGGCCGGCCGTGGCTGCTGATGGAGCACTCGACGGGCGCGGTCAGCTGGCAGCCCCGCAACATCGCCAAGCGGCCGGGGGAGATGCGCCGCAACAGCCTCGCGCACGTGGCGCGCGGCTCCGACGCGGTGCTGTTCTTCCAGTGGCGGGCCTCGCGGTCGGGTGCGGAGAAGTTCCACTCGGCGATGGTTCCGCACGCCGGGACCGGCTCGCAGCTCTGGCGCGACGTGGTCTCCCTTGGTGGCGAGCTTCAGGCCATCGCGGGGGTACGCGGCGAGCGCGTGCACGCCGAGGTCGCCGTGGTCTGGGACTGGGAGTCCTACTGGGCGCTGGAGCTGGAGTGGCGGCCCAGCGTGGACCTGCGCTTCCGCGAGCGCGTCGACGCGTACTACCAGGCGCTCTGGCGCGAGCACGCCACGGTGGACTTCGTGCACCCGGCCGAGAACCTCTCGGCGTACCGGCTGGTGGTGGTGCCGAGCGGCTACCTGCTGGGGGAGACGGCGGCCAAGAACCTGCGCTGCTTCGTCGAGTCGGGCGGGCACCTGCTGGTGTCGTACTTCTCCGGGATCGTCGACGAGCACGACACCGTGCACCCGGGGGCGTACCCGGGCGCGCTGCGCGACGTGCTGGGACTGTCCGTCGAGGAGTTCCACCCGCTGCGCGAGCACGAGACGGTCGCGCTGTCGGACGGCACGGCGGCGCGGGTGTGGTCGGAGCGGGTGCGCCCGGCCGGTGCGGTGAGCGTCGCCGACTTCGCGACCGGCCCGGACGCCGGGCATCCCGCGATCACCCGGCATGAGCTGGGCCGGGGCACCGCGTGGTATGTCGCCACCAGTGTGGACGCGCTGCGGCCGGTGCTGGCGCGGGCACTGGACGCGGCCGGGGTGGACCGCCCGCGCGGGCTGCCGGAGACGGTCGAGGCGGTGCGGCGCGGCGGGCACCTGTTCCTGATCAACCACGGTGCGGAGCCCGTCACCGTGCCGGACGTGGCCGGGACCGACCTGCTCGACGGCACCAGCTGGGCCGGGGAGGTCACCGTGCCGGGTGGCGGAGTGCGCGTGATCGCCACCAGCTGACCGCGCTGCCGTACGCCACGCGCGATGCGTGGTCGCGGCGAGCGCGGCATGTTGGACCGCCGATGTGTCTGTGAGCGTTCACATGTTCGCAACAGTCGCGTCGGCTGTCAACGGCGGCGTCGCCGGGTGCCCTACCACCCGGCGGCGCCGTCGCCTACATCGAGCCGTACACCGACATCGCGGTCAGCGCCCGCGAGTTGTAGTCGAACAGGGCCTGGTTCTCCCAGCCGTTGCCCGACGACGGGTTGGCGGGGTCCCAGCCGGCGCCCGCCTGCGCGGTCCAGCCCGGCTCCCAGTAGAAGACGCCCATGCCGCGGCCGTTGGGCACGTTCTTGACGATGTTCACCACCGCCTGGAACGCGTCCCGCTGGCCCTGCGCGGTGGCCGGGTAGCCGCATGCGCTCGCCAGCGACGAGGTGAAGATGTTGGTCTCCGCG
The Catellatospora sp. IY07-71 DNA segment above includes these coding regions:
- a CDS encoding beta-galactosidase, whose translation is MPRLRGLAYGGDYNPEQWPREVQEEDVALMREAGVNLVSLGVFAWALLEPAPGRYEFGWLDEIVDRLHANGVSVDLATPSAAPPPWFAKAYPHTLPVNREGVRYGVGGRETACPSSPEYRAATAALARRLAEHYRDHPAVVMWHVHNEYGAPLGECYCDTSLHAFRDWLRQTYGELDALNAAWGTNFWGQRYGGWDEIDLPRANHTVVNPAQRLDFARFSSAENLACFTVQRDVLHEVTPGLPVTTNFMTTNCKSMDLWRWAPEVDVVSNDHYLNAEQPDNHIDLALSADLTRSLGNGRPWLLMEHSTGAVSWQPRNIAKRPGEMRRNSLAHVARGSDAVLFFQWRASRSGAEKFHSAMVPHAGTGSQLWRDVVSLGGELQAIAGVRGERVHAEVAVVWDWESYWALELEWRPSVDLRFRERVDAYYQALWREHATVDFVHPAENLSAYRLVVVPSGYLLGETAAKNLRCFVESGGHLLVSYFSGIVDEHDTVHPGAYPGALRDVLGLSVEEFHPLREHETVALSDGTAARVWSERVRPAGAVSVADFATGPDAGHPAITRHELGRGTAWYVATSVDALRPVLARALDAAGVDRPRGLPETVEAVRRGGHLFLINHGAEPVTVPDVAGTDLLDGTSWAGEVTVPGGGVRVIATS